A genome region from Salvia splendens isolate huo1 chromosome 19, SspV2, whole genome shotgun sequence includes the following:
- the LOC121779973 gene encoding calcium-dependent mitochondrial ATP-magnesium/phosphate carrier protein 2-like isoform X2: MAGSIITSFTSIWMIRSSSSTPFFRPSTSSTTAALCRRSCGTLLLRLFSSAGIELDDKELASFVEHVDEDNNGVITFKEWRDFLLLYPHEVTIENIYHYWERVYLVDIGEHAVILEGISKRANATKYLIAGGVAGAASRTATAPLDLLKVIFQVQTKHVPISHAVQNIWKEGGLLGFFRGNGLNVIKVGPESAIKFYTYEMLKNVIGDSNGDTGVLGRLTAGGLAGAVAQTSIYQMDLIKTRLQTYSSDRGSVPNIGKLARDILAQEGPRAFYKGLIPSLLGIVPYAGIDLAAYETLKDMSRKYILKDDEPGILVQLGCGTLSGALGATCVYPLQVVRTRMQAQRTQSSMSDVFKNTYRIEKLRGFYKGLFPNLLKVVPSAGITYLVYEAMKKSLHLD, encoded by the exons ATGGCAGGGTCGATTATCACGAGTTTCACAAGTATATGGATGATAAGGAGCTCGAGCTCTACGCCATTTTTCAGGCCATCGACGTCGAGCACAACGGCTGCATTGTGCCGGAGGAGTTGTGGGACGCTCTTGTTAAGGCTG TTCTCTTCTGCAGGGATAGAACTTGATGATAAAGAGCTTGCAAGTTTTGTGGAGCATGTAGATGAAGACAATAATGGAGTTATTACTTTTAAAGAGTGGAGGGATTTTCTGCTCCTTTACCCACATGAGGTCACCATAGAGAACATCTATCACTATTGGGAAAGGGtgtatcttgtagatattggcGAGCATGCTGTGATTCTTGAAGGTATAAGTAAACGTGCTAATGCAACCAAATATCTAATCGCTGGAGGAGTTGCTGGAGCTGCTTCTCGAACTGCCACTGCACCTCTTGATCTACTAAAGGTGATCTTTCAAGTTCAGACTAAACATGTTCCAATTAGTCATGCTGTCCAAAACATATGGAAGGAGGGTGGTCTTCTAGGTTTCTTTCGGGGTAATGGGCTAAATGTCATAAAGGTTGGACCAGAGAGTGCTATCAAGTTTTACACTTATGAAATGCTGAAAAATGTGATTGGGGATAGTAATGGGGATACAGGAGTTTTGGGCCGACTCACTGCTGGTGGGTTGGCAGGAGCGGTGGCACAAACCTCTATTTATCAAATGGATCTTATCAAAACACGATTACAAACATATTCTTCCGACAGAGGGAGTGTTCCAAATATTGGGAAACTAGCAAGAGATATTTTAGCTCAGGAGGGACCTAGAGCCTTTTATAAAGGGTTGATACCATCTCTTCTTGGAATCGTTCCTTATGCAGGCATCGACCTTGCTGCTTACGAGACCCTAAAAGATATGTCCAGGAAATATATTCTTAAGGATGATG AACCTGGAATTCTTGTGCAACTCGGTTGTGGAACATTATCTGGAGCTCTTGGAGCAACATGTGTTTACCCACTACAGGTGGTAAGAACAAG GATGCAGGCTCAACGAACTCAGAGCAGCATGTCGGATGTGTTCAAGAATACTTATCGGATAGAAAAGTTGAGAGGCTTCTATAAAGGGCTTTTCCCAAATCTTCTCAAAGTTGTGCCATCAGCAGGCATCACATATCTGGTTTATGAAGCCATGAAAAAGAGCTTACATCTCGACTAG
- the LOC121779973 gene encoding calcium-dependent mitochondrial ATP-magnesium/phosphate carrier protein 2-like isoform X1: MAIQNDAVSMDHVLTASRETEEEREARIRGLFSLFDSKNVGHIDSAQIERGLSAMRIPSDYKFAKELLHVCDANQDGRVDYHEFHKYMDDKELELYAIFQAIDVEHNGCIVPEELWDALVKAGIELDDKELASFVEHVDEDNNGVITFKEWRDFLLLYPHEVTIENIYHYWERVYLVDIGEHAVILEGISKRANATKYLIAGGVAGAASRTATAPLDLLKVIFQVQTKHVPISHAVQNIWKEGGLLGFFRGNGLNVIKVGPESAIKFYTYEMLKNVIGDSNGDTGVLGRLTAGGLAGAVAQTSIYQMDLIKTRLQTYSSDRGSVPNIGKLARDILAQEGPRAFYKGLIPSLLGIVPYAGIDLAAYETLKDMSRKYILKDDEPGILVQLGCGTLSGALGATCVYPLQVVRTRMQAQRTQSSMSDVFKNTYRIEKLRGFYKGLFPNLLKVVPSAGITYLVYEAMKKSLHLD, from the exons ATGGCTATACAGAACGACGCCGTTTCCATGGACCACGTCCTCACCGCATCGCGGGAGACCGAGGAAGAGCGCGAGGCTAGAATCCGCGGTCTGTTCAGTTTGTTCGACTCCAAAAACGTAGGGCACATCGATTCCGCCCAAATCGAGAGAGGCTTATCGGCTATGCGAATTCCCTCGGATTACAAGTTCGCCAAGGAGCTGTTGCACGTTTGCGACGCCAATCAGGATGGCAGGGTCGATTATCACGAGTTTCACAAGTATATGGATGATAAGGAGCTCGAGCTCTACGCCATTTTTCAGGCCATCGACGTCGAGCACAACGGCTGCATTGTGCCGGAGGAGTTGTGGGACGCTCTTGTTAAGGCTG GGATAGAACTTGATGATAAAGAGCTTGCAAGTTTTGTGGAGCATGTAGATGAAGACAATAATGGAGTTATTACTTTTAAAGAGTGGAGGGATTTTCTGCTCCTTTACCCACATGAGGTCACCATAGAGAACATCTATCACTATTGGGAAAGGGtgtatcttgtagatattggcGAGCATGCTGTGATTCTTGAAGGTATAAGTAAACGTGCTAATGCAACCAAATATCTAATCGCTGGAGGAGTTGCTGGAGCTGCTTCTCGAACTGCCACTGCACCTCTTGATCTACTAAAGGTGATCTTTCAAGTTCAGACTAAACATGTTCCAATTAGTCATGCTGTCCAAAACATATGGAAGGAGGGTGGTCTTCTAGGTTTCTTTCGGGGTAATGGGCTAAATGTCATAAAGGTTGGACCAGAGAGTGCTATCAAGTTTTACACTTATGAAATGCTGAAAAATGTGATTGGGGATAGTAATGGGGATACAGGAGTTTTGGGCCGACTCACTGCTGGTGGGTTGGCAGGAGCGGTGGCACAAACCTCTATTTATCAAATGGATCTTATCAAAACACGATTACAAACATATTCTTCCGACAGAGGGAGTGTTCCAAATATTGGGAAACTAGCAAGAGATATTTTAGCTCAGGAGGGACCTAGAGCCTTTTATAAAGGGTTGATACCATCTCTTCTTGGAATCGTTCCTTATGCAGGCATCGACCTTGCTGCTTACGAGACCCTAAAAGATATGTCCAGGAAATATATTCTTAAGGATGATG AACCTGGAATTCTTGTGCAACTCGGTTGTGGAACATTATCTGGAGCTCTTGGAGCAACATGTGTTTACCCACTACAGGTGGTAAGAACAAG GATGCAGGCTCAACGAACTCAGAGCAGCATGTCGGATGTGTTCAAGAATACTTATCGGATAGAAAAGTTGAGAGGCTTCTATAAAGGGCTTTTCCCAAATCTTCTCAAAGTTGTGCCATCAGCAGGCATCACATATCTGGTTTATGAAGCCATGAAAAAGAGCTTACATCTCGACTAG
- the LOC121778617 gene encoding glutamyl-tRNA(Gln) amidotransferase subunit A isoform X1: MSFKWAAASAGTCLSPDALRPTRIFWCLCLLTTAIAAASFSNDQIAILASDSVALLDSTQVHLRNLSKCSGKMDHDSLCSMFGLLDADFLSDAKMLEIEKGARELNLPIIKSNRELAASANGGLENPSSLVFSASWSHDHAQYASKQFNYPSLPRIERPKSDEDIAFMSILELGQLIKSKQITSEELAQIFLNRLKRYGPVLESVITITEELAYEQARKADQLLAQGKYLGPLHGIPYGLKDIIAVPHYKTTWGSRTFKNQVLDTEAWVYKRLKSAGAVLLAKLVTGSLAYDDIWFGGRTRNPWNIEEYSTGSSAGPAASTSAGIVPFAIGSETAGSITYPAARCGVTAFRPTFGTTGRTGVLSLSESLDKLGPFCRSAADCAIVLDIIRGMDPHDHSSRDIPFPDPFSVDITKLTVGYLEDAGMDVVEKLKSKGVNMVPFKLNYTVHSAQGILNFTMDVDMLAHFDEWQRAGLDDEFEAQDQWPVELRRARVVPAVDYVQAQRARGKLIQEVRDGFKVDAFIGNATDWERVCVGNLVGMPVIVVPTGFKPISDAPTNNTRRRTTITTGVYAPPEHDHIALALAMAYQEVTDHHKQRPPIDELGPDDSIPNPPTKTVPPRQLRS; this comes from the exons ATGAGCTTCAAGTGGGCGGCTGCGTCAGCCGGCACGTGTCTGTCGCCGGATGCCCTCCGCCCTACACGTATTTTCTGGTGCCTATGCCTCCTCACCACCGCCATTGCTGCCGCTTCATTTTCAAATGATCAGATCGCGATTCTCGCCTCGGACTCTGTTGCGCTCCTG GACAGTACGCAAGTGCACTTGAGAAACCTCAGTAAATGCTCTGGAAAGATGGACCATGATTCATTGTGTAGCATGTTCGGACTCTTGGATGCAGACTTTCTCTCTGATGCCAAG ATGCTGGAGATTGAAAAGGGTGCCAGAGAGCTCAATTTACCTATCATAAAATCCAATCGAGAACTAGCTGCTTCAGCAAATGGAGGATTAGAGAATCCATCTTCTTTGGTATTCAGTGCTTCATGGAGTCATGATCATGCCCAATATGCATCCAAACAATTTAATTATCCATCTCTACCTCGCATTGAAAGGCCAAAGAGTGATGAAGATATTGCTTTCATGAGC ATTCTGGAGTTGGGGCAACTaattaaatccaaacaaatCACCTCTGAAGAGCTCGCCCAGATATTCTTGAATAGATTGAAAAG GTATGGTCCAGTTCTGGAATCTGTTATTACTATAACAGAAGAACTCGCATACGAGCAAGCAAGAAAAGCTGATCAATTGCTTGCACAAGGCAAATATCTCG GCCCACTTCATGGGATCCCATACGGTTTGAAGGATATAATTGCAGTGCCCCATTACAAGACAACTTGGGGTTCAAGAACGTTTAAAAACCAAGTTCTTGATACTGAGGCTTGGGTTTATAAGAG GCTGAAATCTGCCGGGGCAGTTCTTCTTGCAAAGCTTGTGACAGGGTCACTGGCATATGACGACATCTGGTTTGGGGGTAGAACAAGGAACCCTTGGAATATTGAGGAGTATTCCACTGGTTCATCGGCTGGACCAGCTGCCTCCACCTCAGCTG GAATTGTTCCCTTTGCTATTGGTTCAGAAACGGCTGGATCCATCACTTACCCGGCTGCTCGATGTGGCGTGACAGCATTTCGTCCTACTTTTGGAACTACTGGACGAACGGGTGTTCTAAGCTTATCAGAGAGTCTG GATAAACTAGGACCTTTCTGTAGAAGTGCTGCAGATTGTGCAATTGTTTTGGATATAATCCGGGGCATGGATCCGCATGATCATTCATCCAGGGATATCCCATTTCCTGACCCTTTTTCTGTTGACATAACAAAGCTAACCGTAGGATACCTTGAGGATGCAGGGATGGAT GTTGTTGAAAAGCTTAAATCAAAAGGTGTCAACATGGTTCCCTTTAAGCTGAACTACACTGTTCATTCTGCTCAAGGTATCTTAAACTTCACAATGGATGTCGATATGTTGGCTCATTTTGATGAGTGGCAACGTGCTGGCCTTGATGATGAATTTGAAGCTCAAGATCAATGGCCTGTTGAACTTCGTCGAGCCCGTGTTGTACCTGCTGTAGATTATGTTCAA GCACAGAGAGCAAGAGGAAAACTAATCCAAGAAGTTAGAGATGGTTTTAAAGTCGATGCATTTATTGGAAATGCAACGGACTGGGAACGAGTATGTGTTGGCAATCTTGTGGGTATGCCTGTGATTGTAGTGCCTACTGGATTTAAGCCAATATCTGATGCTCCTACAAATAATACTCGAAGAAGAACTACAATCACCACTGGTGTTTACGCTCCACCAGAGCATGATCACATT GCTTTGGCACTGGCAATGGCTTATCAGGAAGTGACGGACCATCACAAGCAGCGGCCACCTATAGACGAACTGGGGCCGGACGATTCAATTCCTAACCCCCCTACAAAGACTGTACCTCCTAGACAGCTACGTAGTTGA
- the LOC121778617 gene encoding glutamyl-tRNA(Gln) amidotransferase subunit A isoform X2: MPSALHVFSGAYASSPPPLLPLHFQMIRSRFSPRTLLRSCTQVHLRNLSKCSGKMDHDSLCSMFGLLDADFLSDAKMLEIEKGARELNLPIIKSNRELAASANGGLENPSSLVFSASWSHDHAQYASKQFNYPSLPRIERPKSDEDIAFMSILELGQLIKSKQITSEELAQIFLNRLKRYGPVLESVITITEELAYEQARKADQLLAQGKYLGPLHGIPYGLKDIIAVPHYKTTWGSRTFKNQVLDTEAWVYKRLKSAGAVLLAKLVTGSLAYDDIWFGGRTRNPWNIEEYSTGSSAGPAASTSAGIVPFAIGSETAGSITYPAARCGVTAFRPTFGTTGRTGVLSLSESLDKLGPFCRSAADCAIVLDIIRGMDPHDHSSRDIPFPDPFSVDITKLTVGYLEDAGMDVVEKLKSKGVNMVPFKLNYTVHSAQGILNFTMDVDMLAHFDEWQRAGLDDEFEAQDQWPVELRRARVVPAVDYVQAQRARGKLIQEVRDGFKVDAFIGNATDWERVCVGNLVGMPVIVVPTGFKPISDAPTNNTRRRTTITTGVYAPPEHDHIALALAMAYQEVTDHHKQRPPIDELGPDDSIPNPPTKTVPPRQLRS, translated from the exons ATGCCCTCCGCCCTACACGTATTTTCTGGTGCCTATGCCTCCTCACCACCGCCATTGCTGCCGCTTCATTTTCAAATGATCAGATCGCGATTCTCGCCTCGGACTCTGTTGCGCTCCTG TACGCAAGTGCACTTGAGAAACCTCAGTAAATGCTCTGGAAAGATGGACCATGATTCATTGTGTAGCATGTTCGGACTCTTGGATGCAGACTTTCTCTCTGATGCCAAG ATGCTGGAGATTGAAAAGGGTGCCAGAGAGCTCAATTTACCTATCATAAAATCCAATCGAGAACTAGCTGCTTCAGCAAATGGAGGATTAGAGAATCCATCTTCTTTGGTATTCAGTGCTTCATGGAGTCATGATCATGCCCAATATGCATCCAAACAATTTAATTATCCATCTCTACCTCGCATTGAAAGGCCAAAGAGTGATGAAGATATTGCTTTCATGAGC ATTCTGGAGTTGGGGCAACTaattaaatccaaacaaatCACCTCTGAAGAGCTCGCCCAGATATTCTTGAATAGATTGAAAAG GTATGGTCCAGTTCTGGAATCTGTTATTACTATAACAGAAGAACTCGCATACGAGCAAGCAAGAAAAGCTGATCAATTGCTTGCACAAGGCAAATATCTCG GCCCACTTCATGGGATCCCATACGGTTTGAAGGATATAATTGCAGTGCCCCATTACAAGACAACTTGGGGTTCAAGAACGTTTAAAAACCAAGTTCTTGATACTGAGGCTTGGGTTTATAAGAG GCTGAAATCTGCCGGGGCAGTTCTTCTTGCAAAGCTTGTGACAGGGTCACTGGCATATGACGACATCTGGTTTGGGGGTAGAACAAGGAACCCTTGGAATATTGAGGAGTATTCCACTGGTTCATCGGCTGGACCAGCTGCCTCCACCTCAGCTG GAATTGTTCCCTTTGCTATTGGTTCAGAAACGGCTGGATCCATCACTTACCCGGCTGCTCGATGTGGCGTGACAGCATTTCGTCCTACTTTTGGAACTACTGGACGAACGGGTGTTCTAAGCTTATCAGAGAGTCTG GATAAACTAGGACCTTTCTGTAGAAGTGCTGCAGATTGTGCAATTGTTTTGGATATAATCCGGGGCATGGATCCGCATGATCATTCATCCAGGGATATCCCATTTCCTGACCCTTTTTCTGTTGACATAACAAAGCTAACCGTAGGATACCTTGAGGATGCAGGGATGGAT GTTGTTGAAAAGCTTAAATCAAAAGGTGTCAACATGGTTCCCTTTAAGCTGAACTACACTGTTCATTCTGCTCAAGGTATCTTAAACTTCACAATGGATGTCGATATGTTGGCTCATTTTGATGAGTGGCAACGTGCTGGCCTTGATGATGAATTTGAAGCTCAAGATCAATGGCCTGTTGAACTTCGTCGAGCCCGTGTTGTACCTGCTGTAGATTATGTTCAA GCACAGAGAGCAAGAGGAAAACTAATCCAAGAAGTTAGAGATGGTTTTAAAGTCGATGCATTTATTGGAAATGCAACGGACTGGGAACGAGTATGTGTTGGCAATCTTGTGGGTATGCCTGTGATTGTAGTGCCTACTGGATTTAAGCCAATATCTGATGCTCCTACAAATAATACTCGAAGAAGAACTACAATCACCACTGGTGTTTACGCTCCACCAGAGCATGATCACATT GCTTTGGCACTGGCAATGGCTTATCAGGAAGTGACGGACCATCACAAGCAGCGGCCACCTATAGACGAACTGGGGCCGGACGATTCAATTCCTAACCCCCCTACAAAGACTGTACCTCCTAGACAGCTACGTAGTTGA
- the LOC121778617 gene encoding glutamyl-tRNA(Gln) amidotransferase subunit A isoform X3, which translates to MSFKWAAASAGTCLSPDALRPTRIFWCLCLLTTAIAAASFSNDQIAILASDSVALLDSTQVHLRNLSKCSGKMDHDSLCSMFGLLDADFLSDAKMLEIEKGARELNLPIIKSNRELAASANGGLENPSSLVFSASWSHDHAQYASKQFNYPSLPRIERPKSDEDIAFMSILELGQLIKSKQITSEELAQIFLNRLKRYGPVLESVITITEELAYEQARKADQLLAQGKYLGPLHGIPYGLKDIIAVPHYKTTWGSRTFKNQVLDTEAWVYKRLKSAGAVLLAKLVTGSLAYDDIWFGGRTRNPWNIEEYSTGSSAGPAASTSAGIVPFAIGSETAGSITYPAARCGVTAFRPTFGTTGRTGVLSLSESLDKLGPFCRSAADCAIVLDIIRGMDPHDHSSRDIPFPDPFSVDITKLTVGYLEDAGMDVVEKLKSKGVNMVPFKLNYTVHSAQGILNFTMDVDMLAHFDEWQRAGLDDEFEAQDQWPVELRRARVVPAVDYVQAQRARGKLIQEVRDGFKVDAFIGNATDWERVCVGNLVGMPVIVVPTGFKPISDAPTNNTRRRTTITTGVYAPPEHDHIVSFFMITLLWHWQWLIRK; encoded by the exons ATGAGCTTCAAGTGGGCGGCTGCGTCAGCCGGCACGTGTCTGTCGCCGGATGCCCTCCGCCCTACACGTATTTTCTGGTGCCTATGCCTCCTCACCACCGCCATTGCTGCCGCTTCATTTTCAAATGATCAGATCGCGATTCTCGCCTCGGACTCTGTTGCGCTCCTG GACAGTACGCAAGTGCACTTGAGAAACCTCAGTAAATGCTCTGGAAAGATGGACCATGATTCATTGTGTAGCATGTTCGGACTCTTGGATGCAGACTTTCTCTCTGATGCCAAG ATGCTGGAGATTGAAAAGGGTGCCAGAGAGCTCAATTTACCTATCATAAAATCCAATCGAGAACTAGCTGCTTCAGCAAATGGAGGATTAGAGAATCCATCTTCTTTGGTATTCAGTGCTTCATGGAGTCATGATCATGCCCAATATGCATCCAAACAATTTAATTATCCATCTCTACCTCGCATTGAAAGGCCAAAGAGTGATGAAGATATTGCTTTCATGAGC ATTCTGGAGTTGGGGCAACTaattaaatccaaacaaatCACCTCTGAAGAGCTCGCCCAGATATTCTTGAATAGATTGAAAAG GTATGGTCCAGTTCTGGAATCTGTTATTACTATAACAGAAGAACTCGCATACGAGCAAGCAAGAAAAGCTGATCAATTGCTTGCACAAGGCAAATATCTCG GCCCACTTCATGGGATCCCATACGGTTTGAAGGATATAATTGCAGTGCCCCATTACAAGACAACTTGGGGTTCAAGAACGTTTAAAAACCAAGTTCTTGATACTGAGGCTTGGGTTTATAAGAG GCTGAAATCTGCCGGGGCAGTTCTTCTTGCAAAGCTTGTGACAGGGTCACTGGCATATGACGACATCTGGTTTGGGGGTAGAACAAGGAACCCTTGGAATATTGAGGAGTATTCCACTGGTTCATCGGCTGGACCAGCTGCCTCCACCTCAGCTG GAATTGTTCCCTTTGCTATTGGTTCAGAAACGGCTGGATCCATCACTTACCCGGCTGCTCGATGTGGCGTGACAGCATTTCGTCCTACTTTTGGAACTACTGGACGAACGGGTGTTCTAAGCTTATCAGAGAGTCTG GATAAACTAGGACCTTTCTGTAGAAGTGCTGCAGATTGTGCAATTGTTTTGGATATAATCCGGGGCATGGATCCGCATGATCATTCATCCAGGGATATCCCATTTCCTGACCCTTTTTCTGTTGACATAACAAAGCTAACCGTAGGATACCTTGAGGATGCAGGGATGGAT GTTGTTGAAAAGCTTAAATCAAAAGGTGTCAACATGGTTCCCTTTAAGCTGAACTACACTGTTCATTCTGCTCAAGGTATCTTAAACTTCACAATGGATGTCGATATGTTGGCTCATTTTGATGAGTGGCAACGTGCTGGCCTTGATGATGAATTTGAAGCTCAAGATCAATGGCCTGTTGAACTTCGTCGAGCCCGTGTTGTACCTGCTGTAGATTATGTTCAA GCACAGAGAGCAAGAGGAAAACTAATCCAAGAAGTTAGAGATGGTTTTAAAGTCGATGCATTTATTGGAAATGCAACGGACTGGGAACGAGTATGTGTTGGCAATCTTGTGGGTATGCCTGTGATTGTAGTGCCTACTGGATTTAAGCCAATATCTGATGCTCCTACAAATAATACTCGAAGAAGAACTACAATCACCACTGGTGTTTACGCTCCACCAGAGCATGATCACATTGTAAGTTTCTTCATGATCACATT GCTTTGGCACTGGCAATGGCTTATCAGGAAGTGA
- the LOC121778617 gene encoding glutamyl-tRNA(Gln) amidotransferase subunit A isoform X4: MSFKWAAASAGTCLSPDALRPTRIFWCLCLLTTAIAAASFSNDQIAILASDSVALLDSTQVHLRNLSKCSGKMDHDSLCSMFGLLDADFLSDAKMLEIEKGARELNLPIIKSNRELAASANGGLENPSSLVFSASWSHDHAQYASKQFNYPSLPRIERPKSDEDIAFMSILELGQLIKSKQITSEELAQIFLNRLKRYGPVLESVITITEELAYEQARKADQLLAQGKYLGPLHGIPYGLKDIIAVPHYKTTWGSRTFKNQVLDTEAWVYKRLKSAGAVLLAKLVTGSLAYDDIWFGGRTRNPWNIEEYSTGSSAGPAASTSAGIVPFAIGSETAGSITYPAARCGVTAFRPTFGTTGRTGVLSLSESLDKLGPFCRSAADCAIVLDIIRGMDPHDHSSRDIPFPDPFSVDITKLTVGYLEDAGMDVVEKLKSKGVNMVPFKLNYTVHSAQGILNFTMDVDMLAHFDEWQRAGLDDEFEAQDQWPVELRRARVVPAVDYVQAQRARGKLIQEVRDGFKVDAFIGNATDWERVCVGNLVGMPVIVVPTGFKPISDAPTNNTRRRTTITTGVYAPPEHDHIVSFFMITL; encoded by the exons ATGAGCTTCAAGTGGGCGGCTGCGTCAGCCGGCACGTGTCTGTCGCCGGATGCCCTCCGCCCTACACGTATTTTCTGGTGCCTATGCCTCCTCACCACCGCCATTGCTGCCGCTTCATTTTCAAATGATCAGATCGCGATTCTCGCCTCGGACTCTGTTGCGCTCCTG GACAGTACGCAAGTGCACTTGAGAAACCTCAGTAAATGCTCTGGAAAGATGGACCATGATTCATTGTGTAGCATGTTCGGACTCTTGGATGCAGACTTTCTCTCTGATGCCAAG ATGCTGGAGATTGAAAAGGGTGCCAGAGAGCTCAATTTACCTATCATAAAATCCAATCGAGAACTAGCTGCTTCAGCAAATGGAGGATTAGAGAATCCATCTTCTTTGGTATTCAGTGCTTCATGGAGTCATGATCATGCCCAATATGCATCCAAACAATTTAATTATCCATCTCTACCTCGCATTGAAAGGCCAAAGAGTGATGAAGATATTGCTTTCATGAGC ATTCTGGAGTTGGGGCAACTaattaaatccaaacaaatCACCTCTGAAGAGCTCGCCCAGATATTCTTGAATAGATTGAAAAG GTATGGTCCAGTTCTGGAATCTGTTATTACTATAACAGAAGAACTCGCATACGAGCAAGCAAGAAAAGCTGATCAATTGCTTGCACAAGGCAAATATCTCG GCCCACTTCATGGGATCCCATACGGTTTGAAGGATATAATTGCAGTGCCCCATTACAAGACAACTTGGGGTTCAAGAACGTTTAAAAACCAAGTTCTTGATACTGAGGCTTGGGTTTATAAGAG GCTGAAATCTGCCGGGGCAGTTCTTCTTGCAAAGCTTGTGACAGGGTCACTGGCATATGACGACATCTGGTTTGGGGGTAGAACAAGGAACCCTTGGAATATTGAGGAGTATTCCACTGGTTCATCGGCTGGACCAGCTGCCTCCACCTCAGCTG GAATTGTTCCCTTTGCTATTGGTTCAGAAACGGCTGGATCCATCACTTACCCGGCTGCTCGATGTGGCGTGACAGCATTTCGTCCTACTTTTGGAACTACTGGACGAACGGGTGTTCTAAGCTTATCAGAGAGTCTG GATAAACTAGGACCTTTCTGTAGAAGTGCTGCAGATTGTGCAATTGTTTTGGATATAATCCGGGGCATGGATCCGCATGATCATTCATCCAGGGATATCCCATTTCCTGACCCTTTTTCTGTTGACATAACAAAGCTAACCGTAGGATACCTTGAGGATGCAGGGATGGAT GTTGTTGAAAAGCTTAAATCAAAAGGTGTCAACATGGTTCCCTTTAAGCTGAACTACACTGTTCATTCTGCTCAAGGTATCTTAAACTTCACAATGGATGTCGATATGTTGGCTCATTTTGATGAGTGGCAACGTGCTGGCCTTGATGATGAATTTGAAGCTCAAGATCAATGGCCTGTTGAACTTCGTCGAGCCCGTGTTGTACCTGCTGTAGATTATGTTCAA GCACAGAGAGCAAGAGGAAAACTAATCCAAGAAGTTAGAGATGGTTTTAAAGTCGATGCATTTATTGGAAATGCAACGGACTGGGAACGAGTATGTGTTGGCAATCTTGTGGGTATGCCTGTGATTGTAGTGCCTACTGGATTTAAGCCAATATCTGATGCTCCTACAAATAATACTCGAAGAAGAACTACAATCACCACTGGTGTTTACGCTCCACCAGAGCATGATCACATTGTAAGTTTCTTCATGATCACATTGTAA